In Primulina huaijiensis isolate GDHJ02 chromosome 16, ASM1229523v2, whole genome shotgun sequence, a single genomic region encodes these proteins:
- the LOC140960854 gene encoding uncharacterized protein isoform X2: MLKGKMADAADKVKGKYTLIRDEDDSQLGIYEKPLPCFGCGVGWFSFLVGFLCPLMWYYATILYFRNYYRRDPRERAGLAASAIAAMACTIVLIIIILVLLL; encoded by the exons ATGCTTAAAG GAAAAATGGCAGATGCTGCAGACAAAGTGAAGGGAAAATATACTTTGATTCGAGATGAAGATGACTCGCAACTTGGGATATATGAAAAACCCCTTCCTTGCTTTGGTTGTGGTGTTGGATGGTTCTC TTTTCTTGTAGGTTTCTTGTGCCCACTGATGTGGTATTACGCAACGATCTTGTATTTCCGAAATTATTACCGTAGGGATCCCAGAGAACGAGCCGGACTTGCTGCTTCTGCCATTGCT GCCATGGCATGCACCATCGTGTTGATAATCATAATCTTAGTTCTACTTCTCTAG
- the LOC140961823 gene encoding alpha/beta hydrolase domain-containing protein WAV2-like, with the protein MVSYVNALLYCVGGIVVAGMALLVAFQEKLVYVPVLPGLTKSYPITPARLRLFYEDVWLTSSDGVRLHSWFIKLLPDCRGPTILFFQENAGNIAHRLEMVRIMLQRLQCNVFMLSYRGYGASDGFPSQHGITMDAQAALDHLSQRTDIDTSRIVVFGRSLGGAVGSVLTKNNPDKVAALILENTFTSILDMAGVLLPFMKWFIGKSSSKGPGVLNFLVRSPWSTIDVVNEIRQPILFLSGLQDEMVPPLHMQLLYAKAAARNQQCLFVEFPTGMHMDTWLSGGDRYWRTIQEFFEKSVPDKKIDGSSESDLDAH; encoded by the exons ATGGTCTCATACGTGAACGCTTTGCTTTACTGTGTGGGCGGAATAGTTGTGGCGGGAATGGCATTATTGGTGGCGTTTCAGGAAAAGCTAGTCTACGTGCCGGTGTTGCCTGGGCTCACTAAATCTTACCCCATCACCCCCGCACGCCTACGCCTATTTTATGAGGACGTTTGGCTCACTTCTTCCGATGGCGTCCGCCTCCATTCCTGGTTTATCAAGCTCTTACCCGATTGCAGAG GACCAACGATTCTCTTCTTCCAAGAAAATGCTGGAA ACATTGCTCACCGTCTTGAAATGGTTCGAATTATGTTGCAAAGACTCCAATGTAATGTCTTCATGCTTTCCTATAGAGG TTATGGTGCTAGTGACGGATTCCCTTCACAACATGGTATTACAATGGATGCCCAG GCTGCACTGGATCATCTGAGTCAGAGGACAGATATTGACACGTCCAGAATTGTAGTCTTTGGGAGGTCACTCGGGGGAGCTGTTGGATCAGTGCTTACCAAAAACAATCCAGACAAG GTGGCTGCACTAATATTGGAAAACACATTCACATCTATTCTGGACATGGCCGGAGTTCTACTGCCCTTTATGAAGTGGTTTATTGGAAAAAGTAGCTCAAAAGGTCCCGGGgttttgaattttcttgttCGTTCTCCATGGAGTACCATTGATGTCGTAAATGAG ATCAGACAACCAATCCTTTTTCTCTCTGGACTACAAGATGAAATGGTACCCCCGTTGCACATGCAATTGTTATATGCTAAGGCCGCTGCACGCAATCAACAGTGTTTATTTGTGGAGTTTCCTACGGGAATGCATATGGATACATGGTTGTCTGGTGGTGACCGGTATTGGAGAACAATTCAGGAGTTCTTTGAAAAGAGCGTCCCAGATAAAAAGATTGACGGCTCCTCTGAAAGTG ATTTGGATGCTCATTGA
- the LOC140962000 gene encoding protein RETICULATA-RELATED 3, chloroplastic-like — MAAQLFYSPPAGGLGSVTATRHDVKLGTRFADTTFPNRLSLPSLPCSTIKLKNSDLVSKFYIPCARGGGGDIGVGRGGGGGNGGSSEWSGGGNSDESKSSSDAFGLIGAFINGWRSRVAADPQFPFKVLMEELVGVSACVLGDMASRPNFGLNELDFVFSTLVVGSILNFVLMYLLAPTMSSSSQNLPGIFANSPASHMFEPGAYSLLSRLGTFVYKGTLFAAVGFAAGLFGTVISNGFISMRKKMDPNFETPNKPPPTVLNAATWAIHMGVSSNFRYQTLNGIEFLLAKGLPTFLFKTSVVVLRCLNNVLGGMSFVILARITGSQSVHEVKPVIVEDSSVDKEKLVNKDDDLQTSEYTSK; from the coding sequence ATGGCAGCTCAGCTATTCTACTCTCCTCCTGCCGGCGGTCTTGGCTCTGTCACTGCTACTCGTCATGATGTCAAACTTGGTACCAGATTTGCCGATACTACTTTCCCTAATAGACTTTCCCTACCCTCATTACCATGTAGTACCATAAAACTAAAAAACTCGGATTTGGTTTCCAAATTCTACATTCCATGCGctcgtggtggtggtggtgataTTGGTGTTGgtcgtggtggtggtggtgggaaTGGTGGCAGTAGTGAGTGGAGTGGCGGTGGGAACTCAGATGAGTCCAAGTCTTCGTCGGATGCATTTGGACTTATTGGGGCTTTTATAAATGGATGGAGATCGAGGGTTGCTGCTGACCCTCAATTCCCTTTCAAAGTTCTCATGGAAGAGTTAGTCGGTGTTAGCGCTTGTGTTCTTGGAGACATGGCGTCACGCCCCAATTTCGGGCTCAATGAACTTGATTTTGTCTTTTCGACGCTTGTTGTTGGTTCCATACTGAACTTTGTACTCATGTATCTCTTAGCCCCTACCATGTCTTCTTCAAGCCAAAATCTTCCAGGAATTTTCGCGAATTCTCCTGCAAGCCATATGTTCGAACCAGGAGCTTATAGTCTGTTGAGTAGGCTTGGCACTTTCGTTTACAAAGGAACGCTGTTTGCTGCTGTTGGTTTTGCTGCTGGGCTTTTCGGGACTGTTATTTCAAATGGATTCATTAGCATGAGGAAAAAGATGGATCCAAATTTCGAGACGCCAAACAAGCCTCCACCTACGGTTTTGAATGCCGCGACTTGGGCAATTCACATGGGTGTCAGCAGTAATTTCAGATACCAAACCTTGAATGGAATAGAGTTCTTGTTAGCCAAGGGACTTCCAACGTTCTTATTCAAGACCTCGGTTGTGGTTCTGAGGTGCTTGAACAATGTTCTTGGAGGAATGTCGTTCGTGATTCTGGCCAGGATAACTGGGTCACAAAGCGTTCATGAGGTAAAACCTGTTATTGTCGAGGATAGCTCAGTTGACAAGGAGAAGCTAGTGAACAAGGATGACGATTTGCAAACCAGTGAGTATACTTCCAAGTGA
- the LOC140960716 gene encoding uncharacterized protein isoform X2, producing MVWFQCEDCGDNLKKPKLPNHFRMCSASKLSCIDCGKVFGQQTVEGHTQCITESEKYGPKGQGKSPNGTTNTKSKNDSKQKPEIDVNVGLSDRPPWFCGLCNTKTTSKQTLLLHADGKKHRAKARGFHASKQQPVDAVGTTDLTQKNAINEVPESNGLWESRDQNSSKVTSLHDNLEVETHSLKSDKKRKLEASEVDGAKLKTGGETSTDGNGEVIQIQQTETEESDGVVKFKKLRKFVLKSLKESGFAEDKNQVFEMLEQKISSSSRFTYDGKYVRLVTSS from the exons ATGGTGTGGTTTCAGTGCGAGGATTGTGGAGACAACCTTAAGAAACCCAAGCTCCCTAATCACTTCAGAATGTGTTCTGCTTCCAAG TTATCGTGCATTGACTGTGGGAAAGTGTTTGGGCAGCAAACAGTTGAAGGTCACACTCAGTGCATTACTGAATCG GAAAAATATGGTCCAAAGGGTCAAGGAAAGTCTCCAAATGGAACGACTAATACTAAATCCAAGAATGATTCCAAGCAGAAACCAGAAATCGATGTAAATGTTGGATTATCAGACCGACCTCCATGGTTCTGTGG CCTCTGTAACACCAAAACTACAAGCAAGCAAACCTTGCTTCTTCATGCTGATGGAAAGAAACACAGAGCAAAAGCTAGAGGTTTCCATGCATCAAAACAGCAGCCCGTAGATGCAGTTGGAACTACGGACTTGACTCAAAAGAATGCGATAAATGAAGTTCCTGAAAGCAATGGTTTATGGGAATCAAGAGACCAAAATTCATCTAAAGTAACTTCTCTTCATGATAATTTGGAAGTGGAAACCCACTCATTGAAATCCGACAAGAAAAGAAAACTTGAGGCATCTGAAGTGGATGGTGCTAAGCTGAAGACTGGTGGTGAAACCTCCACAGATGGTAATGGTGAAGTTATTCAAATACAACAAACCGAAACAGAG GAATCAGATGGTGTAGTGAAATTTAAAAAACTACGGAAATTTGTTCTAAAATCTCTCAAGGAATCTGGATTTGCGGAAGACAAGAACCAAGTTTTTGAAATGCTTGAGCAGAAG ATAAGTTCAAGTTCTAGGTTTACCTATGATGGCAAATATGTACGCCTGGTCACCAGCAGCTAA
- the LOC140962095 gene encoding diacylglycerol O-acyltransferase 3-like → MEASGLIFSQPPCFSSTTSCRESKYCGRSGVFPGFYDNACLQYYHNRGGKSSCEVSSMGVIRCEKAMKENKGLMKMKKKKQMKLLKGLSRDLYAFSQMGFGLDSNLDQDLLHQVKGTTMTEAADLLLEQLQKLRAEKRLEKKRRQEQKKLGKSSGQMRNSLNLVEVSSSCSESSSDSECGEVIDLKDLKFAQPKQEESVLPSVLNNDTLAPSPITPRTSTLPTEKSSGTLETECSSKLEVCMGGKCKKSGAVAILDEFKKAVGIEGAVSGCKCMGQCRDGPNVRVLIGEAGDSRSVPINNPLFIGVGLEDVDEIVSNFLGKPGFAAAT, encoded by the exons ATGGAGGCTTCCGGTTTGATTTTCAGTCAACCCCCCTGCTTTTCATCTACGACTTCTTGTAGAGAATCGAAGTACTGTGGCAGAAGCGGAGTATTTCCTGGATTTTATGATAATGCTTGTCTGCAATATTATCACAACCGCGGCGGCAAGTCTAGCTGCGAGGTCTCGTCCATGGGGGTGATTAGATGTGAAAAGGCGATGAAGGAGAACAAGGGcctgatgaagatgaagaaaaagAAGCAGATGAAGTTGCTCAAGGGCCTTTCCAGAGATCTATATGCTTTCTCTCAGATGGGTTTTGGATTGGATTCTAATCTTGATCAAGATCTGCTTCATCAGGTCAAAGGCACCACCATGACG GAAGCGGCTGATCTTTTACTGGAGCAACTTCAGAAGCTCAGGGCGGAGAAGCGTCTCGAGAAGAAAAGGAGACAAGAACAGAAGAAACTAGGGAAATCCTCCGGGCAGATGCGAAACAGCCTTAATCTCGTCGAAGTGTCGTCCAGTTGTTCAGAATCATCAAGTGATAGTGAATGTGGCGAGGTAATAGACTTGAAAGACCTTAAATTCGCACAGCCAAAGCAAGAGGAATCCGTTCTGCCATCAGTTCTTAATAATGACACTCTTGCACCATCTCCAATTACTCCAAGAACATCTACACTTCCAactgagaaatcatcaggcaccTTAGAGACCGAGTGTTCGAGCAAACTCGAGGTATGCATGGGAGGGAAGTGCAAGAAATCAGGAGCAGTAGCCATTCTTGATGAATTCAAGAAAGCTGTGGGGATTGAAGGCGCAGTTTCAGGGTGCAAATGCATGGGTCAATGCAGGGATGGTCCCAATGTAAGGGTTCTGATCGGTGAAGCTGGTGATTCCAGGAGTGTTCCTATCAATAATCCCCTGTTCATCGGTGTGGGTTTGGAGGATGTGGATGAGATCGTGTCCAATTTTCTTGGCAAGCCTGGCTTTGCTGCTGCAACTTGA
- the LOC140961269 gene encoding uncharacterized protein — protein sequence MEAEGESSQQLWSPPTTLLIPVRRRHGRTSPILNPEALILAIPILVLLIIFLVLPPFFSYANHQILKPSLVQKGWDSINIFLVLIAVLCGVFAKRNDDNSSSLDAGGEKNLDSFTDVSDDNIRKSIASSKWLDFPDKSEYDKMTSSRSYPDLRQESLWGCESNRFKCFDDFEVNFHRQPDKLYHRERRSQKVETEAAAEPAPPVRRRRPVHRGRNDEKNENKSPPPPAAQFLPPPPPPEPEFIPPVAEKAESIQREKGGAAREIATAIASLQYGTQTQRKKKVKPRDIYESPTEDSLPPSAPAPPSPPPPSKGLQSLLKKSSKSKHVHSVSTTDQPPPPPPPPPNSIFANIFKTGSKSMRSQLSSASSQPPPPPPPPPYSILNNIFNSGSKSKRCQIPSASSHPLPPPPTSSTLIPSFENLIRSRRFKNSDTPTPPLPPPPPGICPLYTGKPPKPNTSSHNETAIIVPPSPPPPPPPPPFRTPEINFVPKRDLARNRSTSSSQRSSPEVKNVHVMTIGSDSGHSIRPSVSCPSPDVNTKADTFISRLRDGWRLEKLNSINERQNSVSSTSNRL from the coding sequence ATGGAAGCAGAAGGAGAGTCCTCGCAGCAGCTTTGGTCTCCACCCACCACCCTCCTCATCCCCGTCCGCCGCCGCCATGGACGCACATCTCCAATTCTTAATCCGGAGGCTCTAATCTTAGCCATCCCAATCCTTGTGTTACTCATCATCTTCCTCGTACTCCCTCCATTTTTCTCATATGCTAACCACCAAATTCTTAAGCCCAGTTTGGTTCAAAAAGGCTGGGATTCTATTAACATATTTTTGGTGTTGATTGCTGTACTTTGCGGCGTTTTCGCCAAAAGAAACGATGATAATTCATCCTCACTCGATGCCGGTGGAGAAAAGAATTTAGATTCTTTTACGGATGTTTCAGATGACAATATAAGAAAATCAATTGCAAGTTCTAAATGGTTGGATTTTCCCGACAAGTCAGAGTATGATAAGATGACAAGCAGCAGGTCTTATCCGGATCTAAGACAAGAATCATTGTGGGGATGTGAGAGTAATAGGTTCAAGTGTTTCGATGATTTTGAGGTTAATTTTCACCGGCAGCCCGATAAACTCTACCACCGTGAGAGGCGGAGTCAAAAGGTGGAGACGGAAGCTGCTGCGGAGCCAGCTCCGCCTGTACGGAGGAGACGACCTGTTCATAGGGGCAGAAATGacgaaaaaaatgaaaacaaatcacCACCTCCTCCAGCAGCACAGTTTCTGCCACCACCGCCGCCACCTGAACCAGAGTTTATTCCTCCTGTAGCTGAAAAGGCTGAAAGCATTCAAAGGGAAAAGGGTGGCGCCGCGAGAGAAATTGCTACAGCCATAGCTTCACTCCAATATGGCACTCAGACGCAGAGAAAGAAGAAAGTGAAACCCAGAGATATTTACGAAAGCCCAACTGAGGATTCGCTTCCACCTTCCGCACCAGCCCCACCATCACCTCCGCCTCCATCTAAAGGTCTCCAAAGCCTGTTAAAGAAAAGCAGCAAAAGCAAACACGTGCATTCTGTTTCCACCACTGACCAGCCACCTCCGCCGCCGCCTCCACCGCCCAACTCAATtttcgctaatattttcaaaactgGAAGTAAAAGTATGCGATCCCAGCTTTCCTCAGCATCCTCTCAGccgcctccaccaccaccacccccACCTTACTCTATTTTGAACAATATATTCAATTCAGGCAGTAAAAGTAAGCGATGCCAAATTCCGTCAGCATCCTCCCACCCTCTTCCTCCACCTCCCACGTCTTCAACACTAATTCCTTCATTTGAGAATCTAATAAGAAGCCGGAGATTCAAGAATTCTGACACCCCAACTCCACCtcttccaccaccaccaccaggaaTCTGCCCTCTCTACACAGGAAAGCCCCCCAAACCAAACACTTCTTCTCACAACGAAACTGCCATAATCGTGCCACCatcacctccacctccaccgccACCGCCACCATTCAGAACGCCAGAAATAAACTTTGTGCCAAAGAGAGATCTTGCGAGGAATCGAAGCACGAGCAGCTCCCAGAGAAGCTCCCCGGAAGTTAAAAATGTCCATGTCATGACGATAGGATCCGATAGTGGACATTCAATCAGGCCTTCAGTTTCTTGCCCGAGTCCAGACGTGAACACTAAGGCTGACACTTTCATTTCCAGGCTCCGGGATGGTTGGCGGCTGGAGAAGTTGAATTCCATAAATGAAAGACAGAACTCGGTCTCCTCCACATCAAACCGACTATGA
- the LOC140960854 gene encoding uncharacterized protein isoform X1 translates to MEQNASIEEGGGRNSLEVVTSVSDKRLDLLRPSARFYSMLKGKMADAADKVKGKYTLIRDEDDSQLGIYEKPLPCFGCGVGWFSFLVGFLCPLMWYYATILYFRNYYRRDPRERAGLAASAIAAMACTIVLIIIILVLLL, encoded by the exons ATGGAGCAAA ATGCTTCCATTGAGGAGGGAGGGGGTAGAAATAGCCTTGAAGTAGTCACCTCAGTTTCTGATAAACGTCTTGATCTTTTGAGACCATCAGCTCGATTTTACTCCATGCTTAAAG GAAAAATGGCAGATGCTGCAGACAAAGTGAAGGGAAAATATACTTTGATTCGAGATGAAGATGACTCGCAACTTGGGATATATGAAAAACCCCTTCCTTGCTTTGGTTGTGGTGTTGGATGGTTCTC TTTTCTTGTAGGTTTCTTGTGCCCACTGATGTGGTATTACGCAACGATCTTGTATTTCCGAAATTATTACCGTAGGGATCCCAGAGAACGAGCCGGACTTGCTGCTTCTGCCATTGCT GCCATGGCATGCACCATCGTGTTGATAATCATAATCTTAGTTCTACTTCTCTAG
- the LOC140960716 gene encoding uncharacterized protein isoform X1, whose product MVWFQCEDCGDNLKKPKLPNHFRMCSASKLSCIDCGKVFGQQTVEGHTQCITESEKYGPKGQGKSPNGTTNTKSKNDSKQKPEIDVNVGLSDRPPWFCGLCNTKTTSKQTLLLHADGKKHRAKARGFHASKQQPVDAVGTTDLTQKNAINEVPESNGLWESRDQNSSKVTSLHDNLEVETHSLKSDKKRKLEASEVDGAKLKTGGETSTDGNGEVIQIQQTETEVTKGLKKAKNCMTKGIAILDSTSEKENLEKKIKWKKLVTSFLKSESDGVVKFKKLRKFVLKSLKESGFAEDKNQVFEMLEQKISSSSRFTYDGKYVRLVTSS is encoded by the exons ATGGTGTGGTTTCAGTGCGAGGATTGTGGAGACAACCTTAAGAAACCCAAGCTCCCTAATCACTTCAGAATGTGTTCTGCTTCCAAG TTATCGTGCATTGACTGTGGGAAAGTGTTTGGGCAGCAAACAGTTGAAGGTCACACTCAGTGCATTACTGAATCG GAAAAATATGGTCCAAAGGGTCAAGGAAAGTCTCCAAATGGAACGACTAATACTAAATCCAAGAATGATTCCAAGCAGAAACCAGAAATCGATGTAAATGTTGGATTATCAGACCGACCTCCATGGTTCTGTGG CCTCTGTAACACCAAAACTACAAGCAAGCAAACCTTGCTTCTTCATGCTGATGGAAAGAAACACAGAGCAAAAGCTAGAGGTTTCCATGCATCAAAACAGCAGCCCGTAGATGCAGTTGGAACTACGGACTTGACTCAAAAGAATGCGATAAATGAAGTTCCTGAAAGCAATGGTTTATGGGAATCAAGAGACCAAAATTCATCTAAAGTAACTTCTCTTCATGATAATTTGGAAGTGGAAACCCACTCATTGAAATCCGACAAGAAAAGAAAACTTGAGGCATCTGAAGTGGATGGTGCTAAGCTGAAGACTGGTGGTGAAACCTCCACAGATGGTAATGGTGAAGTTATTCAAATACAACAAACCGAAACAGAGGTAACAAAAGGCTTGAAGAAAGCCAAAAATTGTATGACCAAGGGAATTGCAATTTTGGATTCAACTTCAGAGAAGGAAAACCTCGAGAAGAAAATAAAGTGGAAAAAACTGGTTACTTCGTTTCTGAAATCA GAATCAGATGGTGTAGTGAAATTTAAAAAACTACGGAAATTTGTTCTAAAATCTCTCAAGGAATCTGGATTTGCGGAAGACAAGAACCAAGTTTTTGAAATGCTTGAGCAGAAG ATAAGTTCAAGTTCTAGGTTTACCTATGATGGCAAATATGTACGCCTGGTCACCAGCAGCTAA
- the LOC140961271 gene encoding PHD finger protein ALFIN-LIKE 5-like, producing the protein MDGSALNDLRTVEEVFNDLKGRRNALIKALTTDFEEFHTQCDPEKENLCLYGFPNGQWEVNLPAEEVPPELPEPALGINFARDGMQEKDWLALVAVHSDAWLLSVAFYFGARFGFDKADRKRLFYMINDLPTIFEDVAGAAKKQEKDKSFVSNLSGSKSKSNSKAGKVSKVQVKDELEGFDEEEDDEHGETLCGACGENYSSDQFWILCDLCERWFHGKCVKITPAKAEHIKQYKCPSCSNKRPRP; encoded by the exons ATGGACGGAAGCGCTCTCAATGATCTGCGCACGGTGGAAGAAGTTTTCAATGATCTAAAGGGAAGGCGTAATGCCTTGATTAAAGCTCTCACCACTG ACTTTGAAGAATTCCATACGCAGTGCGATCCCG AAAAGGAAAACCTTTGCCTTTATGGATTTCCTAATGGGCAGTGGGAAGTTAATTTACCTGCTGAGGAGGTTCCACCCGAGCTCCCGGAGCCTGCTTTAGGTATTAACTTTGCCCGAGATGGGATGCAAGAGAAAGATTGGTTGGCCCTTGTCGCTGTTCACAGTGACGCATGGCTACTTTCTGTTGCCTTCTATTTTGGTGCGAGATTTGGATTCGATAAAGCTGACAG GAAACGCCTGTTCTATATGATAAATGATCTCCCAACTATATTCGAAGATGTGGCAGGAGCTGCAAAGAAGCAAGAGAAGGACAAATCGTTCGTTTCAAACCTTAGTGGCAGTAAATCCAAGTCAAACTCCAAAGCG GGAAAGGTCTCCAAAGTCCAAGTTAAGGACGAACTTGAGGGATTTGATGAAGAAGAGGATGATGAGCATGGTGAAACCTTATGTGGAGCATGTGGCGAAAACTATTCCTCAGACCAGTTTTGGATCTTATGTGATCTATGTGAGAGATGGTTCCATGGCAAGTGTGTCAAGATCACTCCTGCCAAGGCCGAGCACATCAAGCAGTACAAATGCCCGTCGTGCAGCAACAAGAGACCACGCCCTTAG